In one window of Brassica rapa cultivar Chiifu-401-42 chromosome A07, CAAS_Brap_v3.01, whole genome shotgun sequence DNA:
- the LOC103829078 gene encoding agamous-like MADS-box protein AGL9 homolog isoform X2 has translation MGRGRVELKRIENKINRQVTFAKRRNGLLKKAYELSVLCDAEVALIIFSNRGKLYEFCSSSSMIRTLERYQKCNYGPPEPNVPSREALAVELSSQQEYLKLKERYEALQRTQRNLLGEDLGPLSTKELELLERQLDSSLKQIRALRTQFMLDQLNDLQSKERMLNETNKTLRLRLADGYQMPLQLNPSQEDHHVDYGRHDQQQHSHHAFFQPLECEPILQMGYQGHQNHGMEAGPSASNYMLGWLPYDTSSI, from the exons ATGGGAAGAGGGAGAGTAGAATTGAAGAGGATAGAGAACAAGATCAATAGGCAAGTGACGTTTGCAAAGAGAAGAAATGGCCTTTTGAAGAAAGCATACGAGCTTTCGGTTCTATGTGATGCAGAGGTTGCTCTCATCATCTTCTCTAATCGAGGAAAACTGTACGAGTTTTGCAGTAGTTCCAG CATGATCCGGACACTGGAGAGATACCAAAAGTGCAACTATGGACCTCCAGAGCCCAATGTACCTTCAAGAGAGGCCTTAGCAGTT GAACTTAGTAGCCAACAGGAGTATCTTAAGCTTAAGGAGCGTTACGAAGCCTTACAAAGAACCCAAAG GAATCTATTGGGAGAAGATCTTGGACCTCTTAGTACAAAGGAGCTTGAGTTACTTGAGAGACAGCTTGACTCTTCTTTGAAGCAGATCAGAGCTCTCCGG ACACAGTTCAtgctcgaccagctcaatgaTCTCCAGAGTAAG GAACGCATGTTAAATGAGACAAATAAAACTCTCAGGCTAAGG TTAGCTGATGGATATCAAATGCCTCTTCAACTCAACCCGAGTCAAGAAGATCATCATGTTGACTATGGTCGTCATGATCAACAGCAACACTCTCATCATGCTTTCTTCCAGCCTTTGGAATGCGAACCCATTCTTCAAATGGG GTATCAGGGGCATCAAAATCATGGAATGGAAGCAGGACCAAGTGCAAGTAATTACATGTTGGGTTGGTTACCTTATGACACCAGCTCTATTTGA
- the LOC103829078 gene encoding agamous-like MADS-box protein AGL9 homolog isoform X1: protein MGRGRVELKRIENKINRQVTFAKRRNGLLKKAYELSVLCDAEVALIIFSNRGKLYEFCSSSSMIRTLERYQKCNYGPPEPNVPSREALAVELSSQQEYLKLKERYEALQRTQRNLLGEDLGPLSTKELELLERQLDSSLKQIRALRTQFMLDQLNDLQSKERMLNETNKTLRLRLADGYQMPLQLNPSQEDHHVDYGRHDQQQHSHHAFFQPLECEPILQMGRYQGHQNHGMEAGPSASNYMLGWLPYDTSSI, encoded by the exons ATGGGAAGAGGGAGAGTAGAATTGAAGAGGATAGAGAACAAGATCAATAGGCAAGTGACGTTTGCAAAGAGAAGAAATGGCCTTTTGAAGAAAGCATACGAGCTTTCGGTTCTATGTGATGCAGAGGTTGCTCTCATCATCTTCTCTAATCGAGGAAAACTGTACGAGTTTTGCAGTAGTTCCAG CATGATCCGGACACTGGAGAGATACCAAAAGTGCAACTATGGACCTCCAGAGCCCAATGTACCTTCAAGAGAGGCCTTAGCAGTT GAACTTAGTAGCCAACAGGAGTATCTTAAGCTTAAGGAGCGTTACGAAGCCTTACAAAGAACCCAAAG GAATCTATTGGGAGAAGATCTTGGACCTCTTAGTACAAAGGAGCTTGAGTTACTTGAGAGACAGCTTGACTCTTCTTTGAAGCAGATCAGAGCTCTCCGG ACACAGTTCAtgctcgaccagctcaatgaTCTCCAGAGTAAG GAACGCATGTTAAATGAGACAAATAAAACTCTCAGGCTAAGG TTAGCTGATGGATATCAAATGCCTCTTCAACTCAACCCGAGTCAAGAAGATCATCATGTTGACTATGGTCGTCATGATCAACAGCAACACTCTCATCATGCTTTCTTCCAGCCTTTGGAATGCGAACCCATTCTTCAAATGGG CAGGTATCAGGGGCATCAAAATCATGGAATGGAAGCAGGACCAAGTGCAAGTAATTACATGTTGGGTTGGTTACCTTATGACACCAGCTCTATTTGA